The following are encoded together in the bacterium genome:
- a CDS encoding YafY family protein → MDRSERFYRIDRLLRCRKVVTSERFLEELEVSAATLKRDLQYLRNRFNAPIVWDRAAGGYRFATPETGPVYELPGFWFSSGELCALLAAHRCLAAIDPGFLDTQVEPLRARIEALLESSGHPPSKFMDRVRLLPMTRRAVESCFFSAVAAALFERKRLEIEAYSRARDEINARTVSPQRLVHYRDNWYLDAWCHWRKALRSFSVDSIRKVVPSEKPVREIPEELLDSHFAASYGIFAGKVKAWAVLRFSPLRARWVESELWHPHQVRERLNDGGLRLRVPYSDEREILMDILRHGAEVVVEAPESLRERVAEEVRRMAGTYES, encoded by the coding sequence GTGGATCGCTCCGAACGGTTCTACAGGATCGACAGGCTGCTCAGGTGCAGGAAGGTCGTCACCTCGGAGCGGTTCCTGGAGGAACTTGAGGTCTCGGCCGCCACTTTGAAGAGGGACCTCCAGTACCTTCGGAACCGCTTCAATGCGCCCATCGTCTGGGACAGGGCCGCCGGGGGATACCGGTTCGCGACCCCGGAAACGGGTCCGGTTTATGAACTGCCCGGTTTCTGGTTCTCCTCGGGAGAGCTCTGCGCCCTTCTGGCCGCCCACAGGTGCCTGGCCGCCATAGATCCAGGATTTCTCGACACCCAGGTCGAACCCCTGCGGGCCCGCATTGAGGCCCTCCTCGAATCATCGGGGCATCCCCCATCGAAATTCATGGACCGCGTCCGTCTCCTTCCCATGACCCGAAGGGCCGTCGAGTCTTGTTTCTTTTCCGCGGTCGCCGCCGCCCTCTTCGAACGAAAGCGGCTCGAGATCGAAGCCTACAGCCGGGCAAGGGACGAGATCAATGCACGCACGGTTTCCCCGCAGAGACTCGTCCACTACAGGGACAACTGGTACCTGGACGCGTGGTGCCACTGGAGGAAAGCCCTACGGAGTTTTTCCGTTGATTCCATCCGGAAGGTCGTTCCGTCCGAAAAGCCTGTCAGAGAGATTCCGGAAGAGCTCCTCGACTCCCATTTCGCCGCATCCTACGGGATCTTCGCCGGGAAGGTAAAAGCGTGGGCCGTCCTGCGTTTCTCCCCGCTGCGCGCCCGCTGGGTGGAGAGCGAGCTCTGGCACCCCCATCAGGTCCGTGAGCGCCTCAACGACGGCGGACTGCGTTTACGTGTCCCGTATTCGGACGAAAGGGAGATCCTCATGGACATCCTCAGGCACGGTGCGGAAGTCGTCGTCGAGGCACCCGAATCACTGCGGGAGAGGGTCGCGGAGGAGGTCCGCAGGATGGCGGGGACATATGAATCCTGA